In one window of Burkholderia cenocepacia DNA:
- the parC gene encoding DNA topoisomerase IV subunit A, with protein MDDNTSDLFASPDAPESDALTLGNYAEQAYLSYAVSVVKSRALPDVCDGQKPVQRRILFAMNEMGLGPDAKPVKSARVVGDVLGKYHPHGDQSAYDALVRLAQDFSLRYPLIDGQGNFGSRDGDGAAAMRYTEARLTPIAKLLLDEIDQGTVDFMPNYDGSFEEPKTLPSRMPFVLLNGASGIAVGLATEIPSHNLREVAAAAVALIRNPKLTHAELMNLIPGPDFPGGGQIISSDTEIAAAYETGRGSLKVRAKWKIEDLARGQWQLVVTELPPSTSGQKVLEEIEELTNPKLKLGKKTLTPEQLNTKKAMLDLLDAVRDESGKEAAVRLVFEPKSRTIDQTEFVNTLLAYTSLESNATLNLVMIGADGRPGQKGLLTILDEWVKFRQLTMTRRCRHRLAKVDDRIHILEGRMIVFLNIDEVIRIIRESDEPKAALMSAFGLSERQAEDILEIRLRQLARLEKIKIEKELDALRDEKAKLEELLANESAMKRLMIKEIEADAKQYGDDRRTLIQQEKRATFEAKVVDEPVTVVVSQKGWVRALKGHGLDPAGFTFKAGDHLYAAFQCRTPDRLIAWGSSGRVYSVDVSVLPGGRGDGVPVTSLIELESGSHLMHYYAAPADQQLLLASSNGFGFLAKVGDMVSRLKAGKSFMTIDAGAVPLAPMPVLPNATQVACLSSGGRLLVFGMDEMKTLSGGGRGVILMALDDKETLVQALAIDPSGVVLIGTGRGGKVQDETLSYAGLAPHIGKRARKGRAPDTKLKVVTELRPLLG; from the coding sequence ATGGACGACAATACTTCCGATCTCTTTGCCAGTCCCGACGCGCCCGAGAGCGACGCGCTGACGCTCGGCAACTACGCGGAGCAGGCGTATCTCAGCTACGCAGTCAGCGTCGTGAAGAGCCGCGCGCTGCCCGACGTGTGCGACGGCCAGAAGCCGGTGCAGCGCCGGATCCTGTTCGCGATGAACGAAATGGGCCTGGGGCCCGACGCGAAGCCGGTGAAGTCGGCGCGCGTGGTCGGCGACGTGCTCGGTAAATACCACCCGCACGGCGACCAGTCGGCATACGACGCGCTCGTGCGGCTCGCGCAGGATTTCTCGCTGCGCTACCCGCTGATCGACGGGCAGGGCAACTTCGGCTCGCGCGACGGCGACGGCGCTGCGGCGATGCGTTACACGGAAGCGCGCCTCACGCCGATCGCGAAGCTGCTGCTCGACGAGATCGACCAGGGCACGGTCGACTTCATGCCGAACTACGACGGCTCGTTCGAGGAGCCGAAGACGCTGCCGAGCCGCATGCCGTTCGTGCTGCTGAACGGCGCGTCGGGCATCGCGGTCGGCCTCGCCACCGAAATCCCGTCGCACAACCTGCGCGAAGTCGCGGCGGCGGCGGTCGCATTGATCCGCAATCCGAAGCTCACGCACGCGGAGCTGATGAACCTGATTCCCGGCCCGGATTTCCCCGGCGGCGGCCAGATCATCTCGAGCGACACCGAAATCGCGGCGGCGTACGAAACGGGCCGCGGCAGCCTGAAAGTGCGCGCGAAATGGAAGATCGAGGATCTCGCGCGCGGCCAGTGGCAGCTCGTCGTCACCGAGCTGCCGCCGAGCACGTCGGGCCAGAAGGTGCTCGAGGAAATCGAGGAACTGACCAACCCGAAGCTCAAGCTCGGCAAGAAGACGCTGACGCCCGAGCAGCTCAACACGAAGAAGGCGATGCTCGACCTGCTCGACGCGGTGCGCGACGAGTCGGGCAAGGAAGCGGCGGTGCGGCTCGTGTTCGAGCCGAAGTCGCGCACGATCGACCAGACGGAATTCGTGAACACGCTGCTCGCGTACACGAGCCTCGAATCGAACGCGACGCTGAACCTCGTGATGATCGGCGCCGACGGCCGGCCGGGCCAGAAGGGCCTGCTGACGATCCTCGACGAATGGGTGAAATTCCGCCAGCTGACGATGACGCGCCGGTGCCGCCATCGTCTCGCGAAGGTCGACGACCGCATCCACATCCTCGAAGGGCGGATGATCGTCTTCCTGAACATCGACGAGGTGATCCGCATCATCCGCGAGTCGGACGAGCCGAAGGCCGCGCTGATGAGCGCGTTCGGCCTCAGCGAGCGGCAGGCCGAGGACATCCTCGAAATCCGGTTGCGCCAGCTCGCGCGGCTCGAGAAGATCAAGATCGAGAAGGAACTCGACGCGCTGCGCGACGAAAAGGCAAAGCTCGAGGAACTGCTCGCGAACGAAAGCGCGATGAAGCGGCTGATGATCAAGGAGATCGAGGCCGATGCGAAGCAGTACGGCGACGATCGCCGCACGCTGATCCAGCAGGAAAAGCGTGCGACGTTCGAGGCGAAGGTGGTCGACGAGCCGGTGACGGTGGTCGTGTCGCAGAAGGGCTGGGTGCGTGCGTTGAAGGGCCACGGGCTCGATCCGGCCGGCTTCACGTTCAAGGCGGGCGACCACCTGTACGCGGCGTTCCAGTGCCGCACGCCGGATCGCCTGATCGCGTGGGGCAGCAGCGGCCGCGTGTATTCGGTCGATGTCTCGGTGCTGCCGGGCGGGCGCGGCGACGGCGTGCCGGTCACGTCGCTGATCGAGCTCGAATCGGGCTCGCACCTGATGCACTACTACGCGGCGCCGGCCGACCAGCAACTGCTGCTCGCGTCGAGCAACGGCTTCGGCTTCCTCGCGAAGGTCGGCGACATGGTGAGTCGCCTGAAGGCCGGCAAGTCGTTCATGACGATCGATGCGGGTGCGGTGCCGCTCGCGCCGATGCCGGTGCTGCCGAACGCGACGCAGGTCGCCTGCCTGTCGAGCGGCGGGCGCTTGCTGGTGTTCGGGATGGACGAGATGAAGACGCTGTCCGGCGGCGGGCGCGGCGTGATCCTGATGGCGCTCGACGACAAGGAAACGCTCGTGCAGGCACTCGCGATCGATCCGTCCGGGGTCGTGCTGATCGGCACCGGTCGCGGCGGCAAGGTGCAGGACGAGACGTTGTCGTATGCCGGGCTCGCGCCGCACATCGGCAAGCGCGCCCGCAAGGGCCGCGCGCCGGACACGAAGCTCAAGGTCGTCACCGAGTTGCGTCCGCTGCTCGGCTGA
- a CDS encoding DNA topoisomerase IV subunit B, whose protein sequence is MSTKKPSAAYSEASIKVLKGLEPVKQRPGMYTRTENPLHIIQEVIDNASDEALGGYGKQITVTLHADQSVSVEDDGRGIPFGMHPEEGVPVVEIVFTRLHAGGKFDKAAGGAYTFSGGLHGVGVSVTNALATRLDVTVWRDGKIAELGFADGDVVKPLSTQGAGRGEKKSGTRVQVWPNPKYFDSPNLPLGELQRLLRSKAVLLPGVEVVLVNEKTGERQTWKYEDGLRGYLLDEMNGSELLIPLFEGERFADSRSTDETFAEGEGASWVVAWSEEGSLVRESYVNLIPTPAGGTHESGLRDGLYQAVKSFVELHNLQPKGVKLLAEDVFARVSFVLSAKVLDPQFQGQIKERLNSRDAVKLVSSFSRPALELWLNQHVEHGKKLAELVIKQAQARTRAGQKVEKRKSSGVAVLPGKLTDCETEDIARNELFLVEGDSAGGSAKMGRDKEYQAILPLRGKVLNTWETERDRLFANNEVHDISVAIGVDPHSPDDTVDLSNLRYGKICILSDADVDGSHIQVLLLTLFFKHFPQLIERGHVFVARPPLFRVDAPARGKKPAQKLYALDDGELEAILDKLRKDGVRDTQWSISRFKGLGEMSAEQLWDTTMNPDTRRLMPVKLGELDYEATVARMTMLMGKGEAAARRGWLEEKGNDVEADI, encoded by the coding sequence ATGTCAACGAAGAAACCCAGCGCGGCCTATAGCGAAGCATCGATCAAGGTGCTCAAGGGTCTCGAGCCGGTCAAGCAGCGTCCCGGCATGTACACCCGTACCGAGAATCCGCTGCACATCATCCAGGAAGTCATCGACAACGCGTCCGACGAGGCGCTCGGCGGCTACGGCAAGCAGATCACGGTCACGCTGCACGCTGACCAGTCGGTCTCGGTCGAAGACGACGGCCGCGGCATCCCGTTCGGCATGCACCCCGAAGAAGGCGTGCCGGTCGTCGAGATCGTGTTCACGCGCCTGCATGCGGGCGGCAAGTTCGACAAGGCCGCGGGCGGCGCCTATACGTTCTCGGGCGGCCTGCACGGGGTCGGCGTGTCGGTCACGAACGCACTCGCGACGCGTCTCGACGTGACGGTGTGGCGCGACGGCAAGATCGCCGAACTCGGCTTCGCCGACGGCGACGTCGTGAAGCCGCTGTCCACGCAAGGCGCGGGCCGCGGCGAGAAGAAGTCCGGCACGCGCGTGCAGGTGTGGCCGAATCCGAAGTACTTCGATTCGCCGAACCTGCCGCTCGGCGAGCTGCAGCGTCTGCTGCGCTCGAAGGCCGTGCTGCTGCCGGGCGTCGAGGTCGTGCTCGTCAACGAAAAGACGGGCGAGCGCCAGACGTGGAAGTATGAAGACGGCCTGCGCGGCTACCTGCTCGACGAAATGAACGGCAGCGAGCTGCTGATCCCGCTGTTCGAAGGCGAGCGCTTCGCCGATTCGCGTTCGACCGACGAAACCTTCGCCGAAGGCGAGGGCGCGTCGTGGGTCGTCGCATGGAGCGAGGAAGGCTCGCTCGTGCGCGAGTCGTACGTGAACCTGATCCCGACGCCGGCCGGCGGCACCCACGAGTCGGGCCTGCGCGACGGTCTCTACCAGGCCGTGAAGAGCTTCGTCGAGTTGCACAACCTGCAGCCGAAGGGCGTGAAGCTGCTCGCGGAAGACGTGTTCGCGCGCGTGTCGTTCGTGCTGTCCGCAAAGGTGCTCGATCCGCAGTTCCAGGGACAGATCAAGGAGCGGCTGAACAGCCGCGACGCGGTGAAGCTCGTGTCGTCGTTCTCGCGTCCGGCACTCGAACTGTGGCTGAACCAGCACGTCGAGCACGGCAAGAAGCTTGCCGAACTCGTGATCAAGCAGGCGCAGGCGCGCACGCGCGCCGGCCAGAAGGTCGAGAAGCGCAAGAGCTCGGGCGTCGCGGTGCTGCCCGGCAAGCTGACCGATTGCGAGACGGAAGATATCGCGCGCAACGAACTGTTCCTGGTCGAGGGCGACTCGGCGGGCGGCTCCGCGAAGATGGGCCGCGACAAGGAATACCAGGCGATCCTGCCGCTGCGCGGCAAGGTGCTGAACACGTGGGAAACCGAGCGCGACCGCCTGTTCGCGAACAACGAGGTGCACGACATCTCGGTCGCGATCGGCGTCGATCCGCACAGCCCCGACGACACCGTCGACCTGTCGAACCTGCGCTACGGCAAGATCTGCATCCTGTCGGACGCGGACGTCGACGGCTCGCACATCCAGGTGCTGCTGCTCACGCTGTTCTTCAAGCATTTCCCGCAACTGATCGAGCGCGGCCACGTGTTCGTCGCGCGTCCGCCGCTGTTCCGCGTCGACGCGCCCGCGCGCGGCAAGAAGCCCGCGCAGAAGCTCTATGCGCTCGACGACGGCGAGCTCGAAGCGATCCTCGACAAGCTGCGCAAGGACGGCGTGCGCGACACGCAATGGAGCATCAGTCGCTTCAAGGGCCTCGGCGAAATGAGCGCCGAGCAGCTGTGGGACACGACGATGAATCCCGACACGCGCCGCCTGATGCCGGTGAAGCTCGGCGAGCTCGACTACGAGGCGACGGTCGCGCGGATGACGATGCTGATGGGCAAGGGCGAGGCAGCCGCGCGGCGCGGCTGGCTCGAAGAAAAGGGCAACGACGTCGAAGCGGACATTTAG
- a CDS encoding ATP-binding cassette domain-containing protein, whose amino-acid sequence MGASDFSLRRLPMSLYSITGAQLAFGHVALLDHADFSLEAGERVGLIGRNGAGKSSLLKIVADLAKPDDGLVTRQQELVTVYVPQEPEFEPGATVFDAVASGLAHTRELLEEYDSIAHRLAEIPEGAEHDALLARMNALQSSLDAHDAWNWRTRVSMTLAQIGLQDVDASVDALSGGMQKRVALARALVLQPDVLLLDEPTNHLDFDGIRWLEELLVAQRAGLLFITHDRAFLDRVATRIVELDRGRLLSYPGNFSAYQTRKAQQLEVERVENEKFDKLLAQEEVWIRKGVEARRTRSVGRIARLVQMRNERAERRNAQGNVKLDVAQGEKSGKIVAELTDVTKRYGGRTVVDRFSTTVMRGDKIGFVGPNGAGKTTLLKLILGDLKPDEGTVRTGTNLQVAYFDQMRAQLDQEKSLADTISPGSEWVEIGGVRKHVMSYLGDFLFAPERARSPVKSLSGGERNRLLLARLFARPANVLVLDEPTNDLDIPTLELLEELLADYDGTVLLVSHDRAFLDNVVTSVIAAEGDGKWREYVGGFTDWQIQSERSEQLAQQEAAKRAVKEAAPAKDEPAKSAAGRNAQRTVKLSFNEQRELDSLPEKIAALEAEQKTINAQLEDGAIFAKDPQEGTRLTERFAAIDDELLAALERWETLEAKRKPV is encoded by the coding sequence ATGGGCGCTTCCGATTTCTCTCTTCGCCGTCTCCCCATGTCGCTCTATTCCATTACCGGCGCGCAGCTCGCGTTCGGTCACGTCGCGTTGCTCGATCACGCGGATTTCTCGCTGGAAGCCGGCGAGCGGGTCGGCCTGATCGGCCGCAACGGCGCGGGCAAGTCGTCGCTGCTGAAGATCGTCGCCGATCTCGCGAAGCCCGACGACGGGCTGGTCACGCGTCAGCAGGAGCTCGTGACGGTCTACGTGCCGCAGGAGCCCGAATTCGAGCCGGGCGCGACGGTGTTCGACGCGGTCGCGTCGGGGCTCGCGCACACGCGCGAACTGCTCGAAGAATACGATTCGATCGCGCACCGCCTCGCGGAGATCCCGGAAGGCGCCGAGCACGATGCGCTGCTCGCGCGGATGAACGCGCTGCAGTCCTCGCTGGACGCGCACGACGCGTGGAACTGGCGCACGCGCGTGTCGATGACGCTCGCGCAGATCGGCTTGCAGGACGTCGACGCAAGCGTCGACGCGCTGTCGGGCGGGATGCAGAAGCGCGTCGCGCTGGCGCGCGCGCTGGTGCTGCAGCCCGACGTGCTGCTGCTCGACGAACCGACCAACCACCTCGACTTCGACGGCATTCGCTGGCTGGAAGAGCTGCTCGTCGCGCAGCGCGCGGGCCTGCTGTTCATCACCCACGATCGCGCGTTCCTCGACCGCGTCGCGACGCGCATCGTCGAGCTCGATCGCGGTCGGCTGCTGTCGTATCCGGGCAATTTCTCCGCGTACCAGACGCGCAAGGCGCAGCAGCTCGAAGTCGAGCGGGTGGAGAACGAGAAGTTCGACAAGTTGCTCGCGCAGGAAGAAGTGTGGATCCGCAAGGGCGTCGAAGCGCGCCGCACGCGCAGCGTCGGCCGCATCGCGCGGCTCGTGCAGATGCGCAACGAGCGCGCGGAGCGCCGCAATGCGCAGGGCAACGTGAAGCTGGACGTCGCGCAGGGCGAGAAGTCGGGCAAGATCGTCGCGGAGCTGACCGACGTGACGAAGCGCTACGGCGGCCGCACGGTGGTCGACCGCTTCTCGACGACGGTCATGCGCGGCGACAAGATCGGCTTCGTCGGCCCGAACGGCGCCGGCAAGACCACGTTGCTGAAGCTGATCCTCGGCGACCTGAAGCCCGACGAAGGCACGGTGCGCACCGGCACGAACCTGCAGGTCGCGTATTTCGACCAGATGCGCGCGCAGCTCGACCAGGAGAAGAGCCTCGCGGATACGATCAGCCCGGGAAGCGAATGGGTCGAGATCGGCGGTGTGCGCAAGCACGTGATGAGCTACCTCGGCGATTTCCTGTTCGCGCCGGAGCGCGCGCGTTCGCCGGTGAAGTCGCTGTCGGGCGGCGAGCGCAACCGCCTGCTGCTCGCGCGGCTGTTCGCGCGCCCGGCCAACGTGCTGGTGCTCGACGAACCGACCAACGACCTCGACATCCCGACGCTCGAACTGCTCGAAGAGCTGCTGGCCGACTACGACGGCACGGTGCTGCTGGTCAGCCACGATCGCGCGTTCCTCGACAACGTCGTGACGTCGGTGATCGCGGCGGAGGGCGACGGCAAGTGGCGCGAATATGTCGGCGGCTTCACCGACTGGCAGATCCAGAGCGAGCGCTCGGAGCAGCTCGCGCAGCAGGAAGCGGCGAAGCGCGCGGTCAAGGAAGCGGCGCCCGCGAAGGACGAGCCGGCGAAGAGCGCGGCCGGCCGCAACGCGCAGCGCACGGTGAAGCTGTCATTCAACGAGCAGCGCGAGCTCGATTCGCTGCCTGAGAAGATCGCCGCGCTCGAAGCTGAGCAGAAGACGATCAACGCGCAGCTCGAAGATGGCGCGATTTTCGCGAAGGACCCGCAGGAAGGCACGCGCCTGACCGAGCGGTTCGCGGCGATCGACGACGAATTGCTCGCCGCGCTCGAACGGTGGGAAACGCTTGAGGCGAAGCGCAAGCCGGTGTGA
- a CDS encoding DUF4399 domain-containing protein produces the protein MLNRKWIAGAVCVAAMAVSTLARAEARVFFVEPQDGATVSSPVHVKFGLEGMALKPAGDMTPDTGHHHLLIDGKPVPKGDVIPATDHSLHFGKAQTETDVKLPPGQHTLTLQLGDGAHRSYGPELSSTITINVK, from the coding sequence ATGCTCAACAGAAAGTGGATCGCGGGTGCAGTCTGTGTCGCGGCAATGGCCGTATCGACGCTCGCGCGCGCCGAAGCGCGTGTGTTCTTCGTCGAGCCGCAGGACGGCGCGACGGTGTCGAGCCCCGTGCACGTGAAGTTCGGTCTCGAAGGCATGGCGCTCAAGCCGGCCGGCGACATGACCCCGGATACCGGTCACCATCATCTGCTGATCGACGGCAAGCCGGTGCCGAAGGGCGACGTGATCCCGGCGACCGACCATTCGCTGCATTTCGGCAAGGCCCAGACCGAAACCGACGTGAAGCTGCCGCCCGGTCAGCACACGCTGACGCTGCAGCTCGGTGACGGCGCGCACCGTTCGTACGGTCCCGAACTGAGTTCGACGATCACGATCAACGTGAAGTAA
- a CDS encoding rubredoxin, with product MSEVTEYQSWVCLICGWVYNEAEGLPDEGIPAGTRFADIPADWRCPLCDVGKEDFVVVDF from the coding sequence ATGAGCGAAGTAACCGAATACCAGAGCTGGGTCTGCCTGATTTGCGGGTGGGTCTACAACGAAGCGGAAGGGCTGCCCGACGAGGGTATCCCGGCCGGCACGCGTTTCGCCGACATTCCGGCGGACTGGCGCTGCCCGCTTTGCGACGTGGGCAAGGAAGATTTCGTCGTCGTCGATTTCTGA
- a CDS encoding O-methyltransferase translates to MADSGRWIRRLRDQSRQGKHLVSNTHALLQRLHEESQREIIARARAQFQGPNEAFPTLVDEYETLAPRLRGRFLETFGLFTEDFELSAGSALSLAVSAETGRFLRNMVLAQRPARILELGSSCGVSTLYFADALRTLGRGVAIATECDALKCARLRAHVEAAGLDAYVDVREGDVFETVAALDGTVDMVFIDVWADAYLKLFKQIERLLRPGSVVLADNMYTAEDAVRPYKQYLDEEPRFSTTTLDFESGVELTVVVA, encoded by the coding sequence ATGGCGGATAGCGGTCGCTGGATACGCCGTCTACGTGATCAATCTCGTCAAGGAAAGCACTTGGTTTCTAACACCCACGCTCTTTTGCAACGGCTTCATGAAGAGAGCCAGCGCGAAATCATCGCCCGCGCACGCGCGCAGTTCCAAGGGCCGAACGAGGCGTTTCCCACGCTCGTCGACGAATACGAAACACTCGCCCCTCGGCTGCGAGGGCGTTTTCTCGAAACGTTCGGCTTGTTCACCGAAGATTTCGAGTTGTCGGCAGGCAGTGCTTTATCGTTGGCCGTGTCGGCGGAAACGGGAAGGTTCTTGCGCAATATGGTGCTCGCGCAACGGCCGGCCAGAATCCTTGAACTCGGCAGTTCGTGCGGCGTGTCGACACTGTATTTCGCCGATGCGTTGCGCACGCTGGGCCGTGGGGTGGCCATCGCGACCGAATGCGATGCGCTCAAGTGCGCGCGGTTGCGGGCTCATGTCGAAGCTGCGGGTCTGGATGCTTATGTCGACGTGCGGGAGGGCGATGTGTTCGAGACGGTTGCCGCGCTGGACGGTACGGTCGACATGGTGTTTATCGACGTATGGGCCGACGCCTATCTGAAGCTGTTCAAGCAGATCGAGCGCCTGCTACGGCCGGGATCGGTCGTGCTGGCCGACAACATGTACACGGCCGAGGACGCCGTTCGACCGTACAAGCAATACCTCGACGAGGAGCCGCGGTTTTCGACCACGACGCTGGATTTTGAGTCGGGGGTTGAGCTTACGGTCGTCGTTGCTTGA
- a CDS encoding 4Fe-4S dicluster domain-containing protein, with translation MREKSAADCKQKAGVIAPVVDLKRCEGKGDCVTVCPENVFEVRRIDQGDYLELGLMHRLKLRVHGMKVAYTPNEQACRSFGLCVTACPERAITLARRA, from the coding sequence ATGCGCGAGAAATCAGCGGCCGACTGCAAGCAGAAGGCGGGCGTGATTGCGCCTGTCGTCGATCTGAAACGTTGTGAAGGGAAGGGCGATTGCGTCACCGTTTGCCCGGAGAACGTGTTCGAGGTCCGGCGCATCGATCAGGGCGATTATCTCGAGCTCGGTTTGATGCATCGCTTGAAGCTGCGCGTGCATGGAATGAAAGTCGCGTACACGCCGAATGAGCAAGCCTGCCGGTCATTCGGGCTTTGCGTGACGGCGTGCCCTGAACGCGCGATCACGCTTGCACGAAGGGCATAG
- a CDS encoding RNA polymerase sigma factor — translation MEPPPTSQTMTDSDRDITATVMRERTRLGNFIRRRIRDPDDAEDVLQDVLHEFVQAYRLPAPIEQASAWLFRAARNRIIDRFRKKKEQPLTDLLDADDEADSEYRLDLALPSHDAGPEALYARTLLLKALQDALDELPANQREVFIAHELEGLSFKKMAAQSGVTLNTLLARKRYAVLHLRARLQPIYDELDN, via the coding sequence ATGGAACCGCCACCCACTTCGCAAACGATGACCGACTCAGACCGCGACATCACTGCGACAGTGATGCGTGAACGAACGAGGCTAGGGAACTTCATTCGGCGCCGGATCCGCGACCCGGACGACGCCGAGGACGTTCTGCAGGATGTGCTTCACGAATTCGTACAGGCTTATCGCCTGCCTGCGCCGATCGAACAGGCGAGCGCGTGGCTGTTCCGTGCCGCGCGCAACCGCATCATCGATCGTTTTCGCAAGAAGAAGGAGCAGCCGCTGACCGATCTGCTCGATGCCGACGACGAAGCGGACAGTGAGTATCGCCTGGATCTTGCACTACCGTCGCACGATGCCGGCCCCGAGGCGCTCTACGCTCGCACGCTGTTGCTCAAGGCGTTGCAGGATGCGCTCGACGAATTGCCGGCGAATCAGCGCGAGGTTTTCATCGCGCACGAACTGGAGGGGCTGTCCTTCAAGAAGATGGCCGCGCAGAGCGGCGTCACGCTCAACACGCTGCTCGCGCGCAAACGCTACGCGGTCCTGCATCTGCGTGCTCGACTGCAACCCATTTATGACGAACTGGATAACTAG
- a CDS encoding SDR family NAD(P)-dependent oxidoreductase, with amino-acid sequence MNRLQGKRALITGGSRGIGAAIAKRLASDGADVAITYEKSAERAQAVVAGIEALGRRAVAIQADSADPAAVRNAVDRAAEVLGGLDILVNNAGIFRAGALEDLTLDDIDATLNVNVRAVIVASQAAARHLGEGGRIVSTGSCLATRVPDAGMSLYAASKAALIGWTQGLARDLGARGITVNIVHPGSTDTDMNPADGAHADAQRSRMAIQQYGKADDVAALVAFVVGPEGRSINGTGLTIDGGANA; translated from the coding sequence ATGAATCGACTTCAGGGCAAGCGTGCACTCATCACGGGCGGCAGCCGCGGCATCGGCGCGGCGATCGCGAAACGGCTGGCGTCCGATGGCGCGGACGTCGCGATCACGTATGAAAAATCGGCCGAGCGGGCGCAGGCCGTGGTTGCCGGCATCGAGGCGCTGGGCCGCAGAGCCGTTGCGATCCAGGCCGACAGCGCCGATCCGGCTGCCGTGCGCAACGCGGTCGATCGTGCCGCGGAAGTGCTCGGCGGTCTCGACATCCTCGTCAACAACGCGGGGATTTTCCGCGCCGGCGCGCTGGAGGACCTCACGCTCGACGATATCGATGCGACTCTGAACGTGAACGTGCGTGCGGTGATCGTCGCGTCGCAGGCGGCGGCGCGGCACCTCGGGGAGGGCGGGCGCATCGTGTCGACCGGCAGTTGCCTCGCGACGCGCGTGCCCGATGCGGGGATGAGCCTCTATGCGGCGAGCAAGGCCGCGTTGATCGGCTGGACGCAGGGGCTCGCGCGCGATCTCGGCGCGCGCGGCATCACGGTCAACATCGTGCATCCGGGGTCGACCGATACCGACATGAACCCTGCCGATGGTGCGCATGCCGATGCGCAACGTTCGCGGATGGCGATTCAGCAGTACGGCAAGGCCGACGACGTGGCCGCGCTCGTGGCGTTCGTCGTCGGGCCGGAAGGGCGGTCGATCAACGGGACCGGGTTGACGATCGACGGCGGGGCGAACGCGTAA
- a CDS encoding TetR/AcrR family transcriptional regulator: MAERGRPRSFDKEAALDRAMEVFWRLGYEGASMTDLTAAMGIASPSLYAAFGSKEALFRQALEHYRATEGQEIWGGVERAASAYDAVQSYLMDTARVFTRRSKPAGCLIVLSALHPAERSDMVRQTLIGMREGTVDALRERLAQGVATGEISAHANLDAIARYYVTVQQGMSIQARDGASRRDLEAIVQAALAAWPALVGTSSAASV, from the coding sequence ATGGCTGAACGAGGCCGACCGAGAAGCTTCGACAAGGAAGCGGCGCTGGATCGCGCGATGGAGGTGTTCTGGCGTCTCGGCTACGAAGGGGCGTCGATGACGGACCTGACGGCCGCGATGGGCATCGCGTCGCCGAGCCTGTATGCGGCCTTCGGCAGCAAGGAAGCGTTGTTCCGGCAAGCGCTCGAGCATTACCGCGCAACCGAGGGACAGGAAATCTGGGGGGGTGTCGAACGGGCGGCGAGCGCGTACGACGCCGTGCAGAGCTACCTGATGGATACCGCACGCGTGTTCACGCGGCGCTCGAAGCCGGCCGGCTGCCTGATCGTGCTGTCGGCGCTGCATCCGGCCGAACGTTCGGACATGGTCCGGCAAACGCTGATCGGGATGCGCGAGGGCACGGTCGACGCGTTGCGGGAACGCCTCGCGCAAGGCGTCGCGACCGGCGAAATATCCGCGCACGCGAATCTCGATGCGATCGCCCGCTACTACGTGACGGTTCAGCAGGGCATGTCGATCCAGGCGCGCGACGGCGCGAGCCGCCGCGATCTGGAGGCCATCGTGCAGGCCGCGCTGGCCGCCTGGCCGGCGCTCGTCGGTACGAGCAGCGCGGCCAGTGTGTAG
- the eco gene encoding serine protease inhibitor ecotin yields MTFAIRAALAAFCVTTAAACVAAPASAPAVPAESIKMFPQAAAGQQRVVIALPALENEGDARVELMIGKTLQTDCNQQWFGGELTAEDVKGWGYTYYRLTDVKGPASTLMACPGQAPQQRFVQVRGDGQLLRYNSRLPLVVYVPDGFDVRYRVWHASKDVQQAAKQ; encoded by the coding sequence ATGACATTCGCGATCCGGGCCGCGCTGGCTGCCTTCTGCGTGACGACGGCCGCCGCATGCGTGGCCGCGCCGGCCTCCGCACCCGCCGTGCCGGCCGAGTCGATCAAGATGTTCCCGCAGGCCGCGGCCGGCCAGCAGCGCGTCGTGATCGCGCTGCCCGCGCTCGAGAACGAGGGCGATGCGCGCGTCGAGCTGATGATCGGCAAGACGCTGCAGACCGACTGCAACCAGCAGTGGTTCGGCGGCGAGCTGACCGCCGAGGACGTGAAGGGCTGGGGCTATACGTATTACCGGCTCACCGACGTAAAGGGGCCGGCATCGACGCTGATGGCGTGCCCGGGCCAGGCGCCGCAGCAACGGTTCGTGCAGGTGCGCGGCGACGGTCAACTGCTGCGCTACAACAGCCGCCTGCCGCTCGTCGTCTATGTACCGGACGGCTTCGACGTGCGTTATCGCGTGTGGCACGCGTCGAAGGACGTGCAGCAGGCTGCGAAGCAGTAA